The following are encoded in a window of Streptomyces sp. Go-475 genomic DNA:
- a CDS encoding TetR/AcrR family transcriptional regulator, with product MSYGDAMRARTRSEERRAEIVRAALEVIAERGYRGASLAAVAERVGLTQQGLLHHFPTKEALLVAVLQERDRWDAVPAGRLRLDLLASLVEYNAMRPAIIQTFSALLGESVTEGHPARAYFTERYVEVRAGMAGVLRAEYGDRLPSGLTPERAAPLLVAILDGLQYQWLLDPESVDMAAAFRDFLTLLGESAD from the coding sequence TTGTCGTACGGTGACGCCATGAGGGCCAGGACCAGGAGCGAGGAACGGCGGGCGGAGATCGTGCGGGCCGCGCTGGAGGTGATCGCCGAGCGCGGTTACCGGGGAGCGAGCCTGGCCGCGGTCGCCGAGCGGGTCGGGCTCACCCAGCAGGGGCTGCTGCACCACTTCCCGACGAAGGAGGCGCTGCTGGTCGCGGTGCTCCAGGAGCGGGACCGCTGGGACGCCGTGCCCGCCGGGCGGCTGCGGCTGGACCTGCTGGCCTCGCTGGTCGAGTACAACGCGATGCGGCCGGCCATCATCCAGACGTTCTCGGCGCTGCTCGGCGAGAGCGTCACGGAAGGGCACCCCGCCCGGGCGTACTTCACCGAGCGCTACGTCGAGGTGCGCGCCGGTATGGCCGGGGTGCTGCGCGCCGAGTACGGCGACCGCCTGCCGAGCGGTCTCACCCCCGAGCGGGCCGCGCCGCTCCTGGTGGCGATCCTGGACGGCCTGCAGTACCAGTGGCTGCTGGACCCGGAGTCGGTGGACATGGCGGCGGCGTTCCGCGACTTCCTGACGCTGCTCGGCGAGAGCGCCGACTGA
- a CDS encoding LysR family transcriptional regulator, with protein MPTPHDEVPDLSTVWLRVFLEVARHGSFTVTARALGWTQSAVSRQVASLEAALGGGPLFDRLPRGVRLTEAGRLLVPHAETVAAALHDARRDLGALREAAGGRLRFGAFPTADAALVPHALARFHTRHPRVRVTREEGFTPALLERLTAGHLDLAIVSTTGRAPLESYALHHLLDEPLYVAVAADHPLAGQDGPVPLGRFADADWISGSARPEGTLLDAALRQGFRPRVAHVVGEWTAKQGYVAAGLGVALVPALAAESVRPDVRLLRVLDEEATARAVYAAAVRGRSLTPAAAAFLGALREATARIPA; from the coding sequence ATGCCGACTCCGCATGACGAGGTGCCCGACCTGTCCACCGTCTGGCTGCGGGTGTTCCTGGAGGTCGCCCGGCACGGCTCGTTCACGGTGACCGCGCGGGCGCTCGGCTGGACGCAGTCCGCGGTGTCCCGGCAAGTCGCCTCGCTGGAGGCCGCGTTGGGGGGCGGGCCGCTCTTCGACCGGCTGCCGCGCGGGGTCCGGCTGACGGAGGCCGGACGGCTCCTGGTGCCGCACGCCGAGACGGTCGCCGCCGCGCTGCACGACGCCCGGCGCGACCTCGGCGCCCTGCGCGAGGCGGCCGGCGGACGGCTCCGGTTCGGCGCCTTCCCCACCGCCGACGCGGCCCTGGTGCCGCACGCCCTGGCCCGCTTCCACACCCGCCACCCCCGGGTCCGCGTCACCCGCGAGGAGGGCTTCACCCCTGCTCTGCTGGAGCGGCTGACGGCCGGTCACCTGGACCTCGCGATCGTGTCGACGACGGGCCGCGCGCCGCTGGAGTCGTACGCGCTCCACCACCTCCTCGACGAGCCGCTGTACGTCGCCGTGGCGGCGGACCATCCCCTCGCCGGGCAGGACGGCCCGGTGCCGCTGGGCCGTTTCGCCGACGCCGACTGGATCTCCGGCAGCGCCCGCCCCGAGGGCACCCTGCTGGACGCGGCCCTGCGCCAGGGGTTCCGGCCGCGGGTCGCCCATGTCGTCGGCGAGTGGACCGCCAAGCAGGGCTATGTCGCCGCCGGGCTCGGGGTGGCGCTGGTGCCGGCGCTCGCCGCCGAGTCGGTCCGCCCGGACGTCAGGCTGCTGCGGGTACTGGACGAGGAGGCGACGGCCCGGGCGGTGTACGCGGCGGCCGTGCGGGGGCGGTCCCTGACACCCGCCGCCGCGGCCTTCCTCGGTGCGCTGCGGGAGGCGACGGCGAGGATCCCCGCCTGA
- a CDS encoding pyroglutamyl peptidase, with protein sequence MKSLRVRLGVLGLALLTGLTVPPSASAAEAAPSPTVEEQRLDRAAPQEILRRSGFDVVAPRLARALNTARSYGEARRAVTREGAQLWRRAVDRAQGRGPAGGDLSREDDRPLYWARLGMTREVRTWEPQFGLTDGQRAALLDELERTSRGQTAIGYPHGKGLKRILLTGFDPFTLDRDIRISNPSGATALALDGRVVETADGPARIETAVFPVRWRDFTDGAVERALRPHLPKVDLFTTVSQGRVGRFDIERTNGAWRGGFGDNENIGRTGTIPVTDPASQPQWTTTTLPYRAIVAADTGRFPVYDNTSVTEIPAGGTEPVVRPDGPTPGSSARQGGGGDYLSNEIAYRATLLRDRLGLRDVLPGGHVHTPVLQFGAGNTTEVTDPEFVKNRLDIIAQVRTILRVAAEGS encoded by the coding sequence TTGAAATCCCTACGCGTTCGCCTCGGCGTCCTCGGCCTCGCGCTGCTGACCGGCCTCACCGTCCCCCCGTCCGCGAGCGCCGCCGAGGCGGCCCCCTCCCCCACCGTCGAGGAGCAGCGGCTCGACCGGGCCGCCCCGCAGGAGATCCTGCGCCGCTCCGGCTTCGACGTCGTGGCCCCGCGGCTGGCCCGGGCGCTGAACACGGCCCGCTCCTACGGCGAGGCCCGCCGGGCCGTCACCCGCGAGGGGGCACAGCTGTGGCGGCGGGCCGTGGACCGGGCGCAGGGGCGCGGCCCCGCGGGCGGGGACCTGAGCCGGGAGGACGACCGGCCGCTGTACTGGGCGCGGCTCGGCATGACCCGCGAAGTGCGCACCTGGGAGCCGCAGTTCGGCCTGACGGACGGGCAGCGGGCCGCGCTGCTGGACGAGCTGGAGCGCACCTCGCGCGGCCAGACGGCCATCGGCTATCCGCACGGCAAGGGCCTGAAGCGGATCCTGCTCACCGGCTTCGACCCGTTCACCCTGGACCGGGACATCCGCATCTCCAACCCGTCGGGCGCCACCGCGCTCGCCCTCGACGGCAGGGTCGTCGAGACGGCGGACGGCCCGGCCCGGATCGAGACGGCCGTGTTCCCGGTGCGCTGGCGGGACTTCACGGACGGAGCGGTGGAGCGGGCGCTGCGGCCCCACCTGCCGAAGGTGGACCTGTTCACGACCGTGAGCCAGGGCCGCGTCGGCCGGTTCGACATCGAGCGGACCAACGGGGCCTGGCGGGGCGGCTTCGGGGACAACGAGAACATCGGCCGTACCGGGACGATCCCCGTCACCGACCCCGCCTCGCAGCCCCAGTGGACGACGACCACGCTGCCCTACCGGGCGATCGTCGCCGCGGACACCGGCCGTTTCCCCGTCTACGACAACACGAGCGTCACGGAGATCCCGGCGGGCGGCACCGAGCCCGTCGTACGCCCGGACGGGCCCACCCCCGGTTCCTCCGCCCGCCAGGGCGGCGGCGGGGACTACCTCTCCAACGAGATCGCCTACCGGGCGACGCTGCTGCGGGACCGGCTGGGGCTGCGCGACGTCCTGCCGGGCGGGCATGTGCACACGCCGGTGCTGCAGTTCGGCGCCGGGAACACCACCGAGGTCACCGACCCGGAGTTCGTGAAGAACCGGCTGGACATCATCGCCCAGGTCAGGACGATCCTGAGGGTGGCTGCGGAAGGGTCGTGA
- a CDS encoding Rid family hydrolase, whose protein sequence is MQITLDNPASAPQPLSPYYSQVARLEQADGSALLFVSGQIAEGATLAEQTQGVFETLTALLAAHGATLADVVNIRTYLTDISRLEEYGTVRRRFLTGTPPTSMTFEAARLFRPEALVEVEVVAAVPAR, encoded by the coding sequence ATGCAGATCACCCTGGACAACCCCGCCTCCGCGCCCCAGCCCCTCAGCCCGTACTACTCCCAGGTCGCCCGCCTCGAACAGGCCGACGGCAGCGCCCTGTTGTTCGTCTCCGGGCAGATCGCCGAGGGCGCCACCCTCGCCGAGCAGACCCAGGGCGTCTTCGAGACCCTCACCGCGCTGCTGGCGGCCCACGGCGCCACCCTGGCCGACGTGGTCAACATCCGCACCTACCTGACCGACATCTCACGGCTGGAGGAATACGGCACCGTGCGACGGCGGTTCCTCACCGGCACCCCGCCGACCAGCATGACCTTCGAGGCGGCCCGCCTCTTCCGTCCCGAGGCGCTCGTCGAGGTGGAGGTCGTGGCGGCCGTGCCCGCCCGCTAG